In Oryzihumus leptocrescens, the following are encoded in one genomic region:
- a CDS encoding cytidine deaminase: protein MAEPSAPAAGDGVDWAALQQQATEAMRLAYAPYSHFPVGVAGLVDDGRVVVGCNVENAAYGVGLCAECGMVSQLHLTGGGRLVAVACVNGEGEPLMPCGRCRQLLWENGGPECLLMTPAGVQSMREVLPQAFGAESLRH from the coding sequence GTGGCCGAGCCCTCAGCCCCGGCTGCCGGCGACGGCGTCGACTGGGCGGCCCTGCAGCAGCAGGCCACCGAGGCGATGCGCCTGGCCTACGCTCCGTACTCGCACTTCCCCGTCGGCGTGGCCGGCCTCGTCGACGACGGCCGGGTCGTCGTGGGGTGCAACGTCGAGAACGCCGCCTACGGCGTGGGCCTGTGCGCCGAGTGCGGCATGGTCTCCCAGCTGCACCTCACCGGTGGCGGCCGCCTCGTGGCCGTGGCGTGCGTCAACGGCGAGGGCGAGCCGCTGATGCCCTGCGGCCGGTGCCGGCAGCTGCTGTGGGAGAACGGCGGGCCCGAGTGCCTGCTGATGACCCCGGCCGGCGTCCAGAGCATGCGCGAGGTGCTGCCGCAGGCGTTCGGCGCGGAGTCCCTGCGCCACTGA